A stretch of DNA from Nitrosopumilus zosterae:
ACCCAATCATGCTTGATCCTGACGGACAGGGAATTGTTCTGACAAATGCTACTTTCTTTGCCTATATTGATGAGAATGAAATTATCAGAAATTACAGCAAACCCCTTCCGTCAGATATGACTTCATCTGTATATGTCAATAAAGACGGCGTTTTCCTTGATGTGTCTCAAGGAGGTAAGGGAAGTAAGATTCCAATTTACAATTCGTTTTTTCCACAGCTTGGCACCTCGCCAATTTTTGAAGGAATATTAGACAAAGATATGAAGATTGGAAAAGACAATAGAAATTACATAAAATCAAAAAGTGGAATATATCATCTTGGTGTAATCTATCAGGGAGCAACACAAGGACCACAAGCTAGAATACAAGTTGTACCGGTTCTTGTAGTTGATTCGTTTATCCCTGGAATTTATGATACTATAATTTCAGATATGAGCACCTCTTGGAAAGACTACACTAGATTTGATCTAAAGCAAGGCCAGACACCAAATTATGATTTTGATTTTACTGATGAAAAACCTATTGTGTTGGGCAGTGGTAAAGAGTTTCTAGTATTTGATTCAAACAATGATGGAAAAAATGATTACAGTGCAGGAACATTTGGTGCACAAGTTCTTGATGTTTATGGTGTGATTAGAAACAATGTAACTGACATTGATGATTCATTACAAGCAATAAATGGAACGATACTGCCAGCATTGGACTCGGATGGAAACTTTTTTGGTCTAATGAGCGATTTTATGGGTCATGGAACATCAAGTGCAGCTTCCATTACCTCAAGAGGTCACGAAGTATATGACATTTACAACAATACAGAAAAACATTCCATTATTGGTGTTGCACCTGATGCAAAGATTGTACCTGTAAAGGCACTCTGGTTTGGTGATACAGTTTATGGTTGGTTGTGGTCTGCAGGATTTGAAAACAAAGATCACAATTGGAAATTCTCAGGTGAGCCCAAAGTTGATATTATTTCTAACAGCTGGGGAGTTTCAACATTCCCTTCTTTTAATGCATCTCCTGGAATGGATGTGCTGTCATTGATTCTAAGTGCACTTGTGACTCCGCATTCCTTAGATGATGATTATCCCGGAATAACAATAATTTCAAGCGCAGGAAATTCCGGACATGGATACGGGACAATTGGATTGCCAAATGCATCACCATTTGGAATTTCAGTAGGCGCTACAACTAACAATGTCTTTGTAGGGTATGGTCCGTTCAAAGACCAGCCCCGATTTGGCAATTCTACTATTTATCATGATGACGTTGTAGATTTCTCAAGCAGAGGCCCAGGCTCCATTGGTGATCCAAAACCTGACATTATGAGCATTGGTGCACACGGTTTTACACCATCAAATGTTTTGAAAATTAAAAAAGACTCCAAGGAAGAATCTTTCTCATTATTTGGAGGTACCAGCATGGCAGCTCCATTGGTTTCTGGAAGCGCTGCAATATTGATGGAGGAAATGAGAAAACAATCTCAAGATTATGATCCATTTCTAATTAAAAACATCCTAATGTCAACTGCAACAGATCTTCAAAACGATCCATTCACTCAAGGTTCAGGCCTGATAAATGTTGAAACTGCGTTGAATTATGTTCATGGTGATGACGGAGTTTTCATAGTGTATAATGATAAATCATATGATAATATCAAAAAAATTCTTGAACCTGCAATTGAAAATATCAATTCAACTAAGATAGGATTTGACCAGTTTCAACTTTCTTCGTCATCTCTTCCTATGACTAGCTGGTTTGGCGGACAATTGAATCCCGGAGATAGAAGTACTGCCACTTTTACAATTAATAATCCAACTGATGAAGAACTTTTAATTAATGTAAAATCTCAAACGCTATCTCTGATTACAAAAAATCAATATGACGGAAAAACTGTTGTACGACAACACGATTCTATCTTAAATAAAACTGATGCATTCATTCCAAACTATGTCAAACTATCTGATGTAACCAATCATGAAAAGATTGGCGATTTCTTTGATGATCAAAATCCAATTCCAGACGAATCTGTATTAATGATAGTTAATGTGAATTTTCCATTTGCAGATTTTATGAACGGTACGTCTGACGTA
This window harbors:
- a CDS encoding S8 family serine peptidase, whose product is MPKAAIFFSMILLSSILSNSYATTGDLILDDHSVTPIFDSEIFDMDYTFFKENDFKRYLIFGTDTQDIDFLKNNSLYGIQSDTGFFYVSVLSEKSVSNLVAQGYHVIEDYKLDFHSSDEIISDSSRIGKITGSSDAKKKYGASGNGTIIAIVDTGVDFSNPDIQHSLARDKINHPIMLDPDGQGIVLTNATFFAYIDENEIIRNYSKPLPSDMTSSVYVNKDGVFLDVSQGGKGSKIPIYNSFFPQLGTSPIFEGILDKDMKIGKDNRNYIKSKSGIYHLGVIYQGATQGPQARIQVVPVLVVDSFIPGIYDTIISDMSTSWKDYTRFDLKQGQTPNYDFDFTDEKPIVLGSGKEFLVFDSNNDGKNDYSAGTFGAQVLDVYGVIRNNVTDIDDSLQAINGTILPALDSDGNFFGLMSDFMGHGTSSAASITSRGHEVYDIYNNTEKHSIIGVAPDAKIVPVKALWFGDTVYGWLWSAGFENKDHNWKFSGEPKVDIISNSWGVSTFPSFNASPGMDVLSLILSALVTPHSLDDDYPGITIISSAGNSGHGYGTIGLPNASPFGISVGATTNNVFVGYGPFKDQPRFGNSTIYHDDVVDFSSRGPGSIGDPKPDIMSIGAHGFTPSNVLKIKKDSKEESFSLFGGTSMAAPLVSGSAAILMEEMRKQSQDYDPFLIKNILMSTATDLQNDPFTQGSGLINVETALNYVHGDDGVFIVYNDKSYDNIKKILEPAIENINSTKIGFDQFQLSSSSLPMTSWFGGQLNPGDRSTATFTINNPTDEELLINVKSQTLSLITKNQYDGKTVVRQHDSILNKTDAFIPNYVKLSDVTNHEKIGDFFDDQNPIPDESVLMIVNVNFPFADFMNGTSDVYADDLKISSLYLYDWLDNNNDTKITSNELSMINRAGSWGTVQELRVSEPDKKFDGIPLVGVYPVPTRHSYWLGDTKQNSTSMDYTISASYYQKEKWSMLWPESETITVPAKDTGTINVTLITPNDLQTGVYQGFLTFESDRHTVNAPVSFVIKQPITENDTTILIQGKQSDDVIYGNGYTKGAFDMVNRYMTGDWRQYYFDIQNESINSGAIELSWTSDDTNLAVFVMDPQGKIIQTNVPSGVFGHFLKWPSLDWLGNSIFSQGGGFFPVKNKDETSTVLFIPINQTGTYTLLTHSTLFGGNSTTEPITLAAKFTNISSNMTSQNQQIESELVSEKEATSPSQIPETIIVEKYTLPLESDSSFGTGIAIGVGIGIAIGILSIFIIRQKPPK